A stretch of DNA from Anopheles ziemanni chromosome 3, idAnoZiCoDA_A2_x.2, whole genome shotgun sequence:
ATGGTTTCAACCTATAAAACCCACAATCACCCAACTTCTCTTCAATTTTTTGTCTAAATCCATATGGACGACTAGCAACATAAGTTTTACAAACTCCTGCAATGTTTTTAAGAGTTTCTAACAGCTTTAGTACCACGCCTGTGTAATTCGGAGTAATCTCATCAAATCCGTCCATCATAACAATGAGTTTTTGattgttgaattttttttcaaatattctaAGTAGTACTAAGTGCTTCGGGTTAAATGACTCCAATGACTGTAAGTTGTTTTCATCCAGACGAATATTTCCATCACAGAGAAATAGCTGTTCTGAAATTTCCCCAGCAATTTTCCGCTCCTGATTTAAATCCGCTCCATTGTGTTTATTATTCACAAAGAAACTCAAATGAGTCAACCGATAAAACAGTCTTATTGCGTCAAGCTCATCCATGTTTGGACATTTATCTTTCAATAGTTTAAAATCTGTGGCAAAATTTGtgcaattaaattttacaatccAGCAATCTCTGTACTCTTCCATTAATTGAAGTTGCCTAGCTAGCCATTTTAAATAGCAAGATTTCCCTGACCCGGcttcattaaaaattatatgaactttctttttcatattaaaattaatgccTGGAATACCTACTGCATCACTGACGGAGTGTTGATCACTTTCACGCGCTTTTTCTATCAGTGCATGCAAGACTTGAATATACCCTAAAAAAGGAAGTTTTAACCTTAATGCATCAAGACCAGCTTTTCTAATCCCTGAATACATGTCCTTCGCTAGCTCCTCTCTCTGTAGGGCAATAATTTTGTGTATATCCCAGCCAGTTTCTTGTtcc
This window harbors:
- the LOC131285471 gene encoding uncharacterized protein LOC131285471, yielding MKKKVHIIFNEAGSGKSCYLKWLARQLQLMEEYRDCWISLESFNPKHLVLLRIFEKKFNNQKLIVMMDGFDEITPNYTGVVLKLLETLKNIAGVCKTYVASRPYGFRQKIEEKLGDCGFYRLKPFNLCTQSSMKVKLKSYYQINNTAKQSNT